The Vibrio sp. NTOU-M3 genomic sequence AACACGTTCGTTCTCTTGCAGTGCAAAATCTGCATTGTCCAACAACGGATGATCACCGAACGCAAGTAATCCATTATTTATGGTAAGTAATGCCATTTTCTTCTAACCATTTCTGCAATTCTTCAAGGTCAAACGGCCAATTTAACTCAGAACCGTTAGTATTTAATACGGGAATCGTGACGCCGTAATGAGAAAACAATGTGTCATCATGTGCAATATCAACGATTTCAATAAGTTCAGCGATTCCTACTTGCTTCGTCAACTCATATGCGCTTTCACACAGATGGCACCCTTCAGTACTGTATAGCTTGATAGACACGTTAAATTTACCCTTCTATATGGCTCACTAACCAGCAATTGTGGATGTGTTTATTACGCGAAAAGTCTAATGGTAGCGTTTGACTGGAAATATTCTGGGCATGCAATCCCAACTGCTGAAGCTGTTCAAAATCCATCTTAAAATGACGTTTGTTGTTCGAAAAAACAATTGTCCCATTTGGACGCAACAAACGCTTTAGATTCGTCATAAGCTGGATATGATCTCTTTGAACATCAAAACTCTGCTCCATACGCTTTGAGTTAGAAAACGTTGGTGGATCGATGAAAATAAGATCGTAAGTTCCTTTTTCATTTTCAAGCCATTGTAAACAATCGGCCTGTACATACTGATGCTGACGACCAACTTGGCCATTGAGCTTCATGTTCTCTTTCGCCCAGTCTAAATAAGTCTTAGACATATCAACTGTAGTTGTTGATTTTGCACCGCCGCAAGCAGCATGTACTGTGGCAGATCCGGTATAAGCAAAGAGATTAAGAAAATCTTTTCCGTGTGCCATTTCACCAAGTTTACGACGTGTGATCTTGTGATCTAAAAACAGCCCCGTATCCAGATAGTCGTGCAAATTAACGGTAAGGTTTACACCATATTCATTCACAACTAGTGTTTCTGATTGTTGTGATAGCTTTTGGTATTGAGAGCGACCCTTTTGCTTCTCTCGAACTTTTAAAACCACTTTATTCGCTTCAGTGCCTGTCACTTGAATTGCAGCACGAATAATATCAGTTAGGCGTCTCTTCGCTTTTTCTTCAGGGATGTTTTTAGGTGCGGCATATTCCTGAATTACCAAATGGTCTTGATAGATATCTATCGCAACATTGTATTCAGGTAAGTCTGCGTCATAAATTCGGTAGCAATCGAGCTCTTCTTTGCGCGCCCATTTGCCAATCTTACCGATATTCTTTTTCAATCGATTAGAAAAGTCTGGTGCAATCACAGATTCGGTGACAACGTCACCTTTTGATTCTATTGATCGTTCAGAAATACTGTAGTTTTTTTGGTGACACGGTAACGCACCGTTATTTAATTTGAACTGCTTATCTGCCCTCATTCTTAAACAACTAAGCAATTCATCAGAACTTGAGAAGATCGACGCTTGGCAGCCCCCAAATTCAGCTTTTAATTGAGCGCCAAACGCTGTGTATAAAGCGATAAGCCCGGGATGTGTTCCTAAACGTTCGCCGTATGGAGGATTACATACGATAACTCCAGAGTTAAACTCTTTTGGCTTAGCCACTTTTGCTGCATCGCCAAGTTGAAATTCAATTAAGGATTCAACACCAGCTCTACGCGCATTATCTTTTGCTGTTTGCAAAACTCGTTCATCGTTATCAAAACCAAAGAATTTAGCGTCAACTTTTTTGACACCTTTTCGTGCCTGCACAGCAGCTTCAGATTTGATTTCAGCCCATGTTTCTGGCTCAAAATCTTCGAGAGCTTCAAAGCCCCATTTATTGCGATTAACGCCAGGAGCCATGTTTGCAGCCATCATAGCTGCTTCAATCAGTAATGTTCCTGAACCACACATTGGGTCGAGTAATGATTTACTAAAGTCCCAACCAGAACGCAAGATTATTGCTGCTGCAAGTGTTTCTCTAAGTGGTGCTTTGCCTGATGCGGGGCGGTAACCACGTTGATGTAAGCCTCCACCCACCATATCAATACCAAGCAGCGCTTTATCTTTATGTAGTCTGACGTGAATTCGAAGATCCGCATGATCTTTGCTGATCGTCGGCCTAGGTAGATTCTTTTTGTTATAACAATCAACTATTGCATCTTTTACTTTCATAGCCCCGTATTGGCTATTCCGAATCTCGCGGTTCGTTCCGTTGAAATCCACAACAAATTTCTTTGAGCTATGGAAGTGATTCACCCAGTTGACTGCTGATGTCGCCAAGTAAAGGTCCATGTCATCTTGACATGTAAATTCAGACAAGATT encodes the following:
- a CDS encoding glutaredoxin family protein → MSIKLYSTEGCHLCESAYELTKQVGIAELIEIVDIAHDDTLFSHYGVTIPVLNTNGSELNWPFDLEELQKWLEENGITYHK
- the rlmKL gene encoding bifunctional 23S rRNA (guanine(2069)-N(7))-methyltransferase RlmK/23S rRNA (guanine(2445)-N(2))-methyltransferase RlmL codes for the protein MHQYLAVTSNGLENLLVEELTSLGISNAKPVQAGVKFKATNEQVYRCCLWSRLASRFVRILSEFTCQDDMDLYLATSAVNWVNHFHSSKKFVVDFNGTNREIRNSQYGAMKVKDAIVDCYNKKNLPRPTISKDHADLRIHVRLHKDKALLGIDMVGGGLHQRGYRPASGKAPLRETLAAAIILRSGWDFSKSLLDPMCGSGTLLIEAAMMAANMAPGVNRNKWGFEALEDFEPETWAEIKSEAAVQARKGVKKVDAKFFGFDNDERVLQTAKDNARRAGVESLIEFQLGDAAKVAKPKEFNSGVIVCNPPYGERLGTHPGLIALYTAFGAQLKAEFGGCQASIFSSSDELLSCLRMRADKQFKLNNGALPCHQKNYSISERSIESKGDVVTESVIAPDFSNRLKKNIGKIGKWARKEELDCYRIYDADLPEYNVAIDIYQDHLVIQEYAAPKNIPEEKAKRRLTDIIRAAIQVTGTEANKVVLKVREKQKGRSQYQKLSQQSETLVVNEYGVNLTVNLHDYLDTGLFLDHKITRRKLGEMAHGKDFLNLFAYTGSATVHAACGGAKSTTTVDMSKTYLDWAKENMKLNGQVGRQHQYVQADCLQWLENEKGTYDLIFIDPPTFSNSKRMEQSFDVQRDHIQLMTNLKRLLRPNGTIVFSNNKRHFKMDFEQLQQLGLHAQNISSQTLPLDFSRNKHIHNCWLVSHIEG